In Sporichthya polymorpha DSM 43042, a genomic segment contains:
- a CDS encoding cystathionine gamma-synthase, with product MSDNRADQSTHGFATRAIHAGQEPDAATGAVVPPIYAVSTFKQDGVGGLRGGYEYSRSANPTRTALEECLASIERGVRGLAFASGLAATDTLLRTVCAPGDHVIIPGDAYGGTYRLFARVHAKWGLEYTPVPLGDLDAVRAAIRPTTKLIWCETPTNPLLGIADIAALAEIARGAGARLAVDNTFASPYLQTPLDLGADIVMHSTTKYLGGHSDVVGGALVVSDAALGEELAYHQNAIGGVAGPFDSWLVLRGIKTLAVRMEKHCSNAAAVVDLLTSHRNVTHVFYPGLPDHPGHDVAAKQMRGFGGMVSFRVVGGESDALAVCERATLFTLGESLGGVESLIEHPGKMTHASVAGSELEVPSDLVRLSVGIEDVDDLLADLRRALG from the coding sequence ATGTCTGACAACAGGGCCGATCAGAGCACCCACGGTTTCGCCACCCGCGCCATCCACGCCGGCCAGGAGCCCGACGCGGCCACCGGTGCGGTGGTGCCCCCGATCTACGCGGTCTCGACGTTCAAGCAGGACGGCGTCGGCGGGCTCCGCGGCGGCTACGAGTACAGCCGCAGCGCGAACCCCACCCGGACCGCGCTGGAGGAGTGCCTGGCCTCGATCGAGCGGGGCGTCCGCGGGCTGGCGTTCGCGTCCGGTCTCGCCGCGACCGACACCCTGCTGCGGACGGTGTGCGCGCCCGGCGACCACGTGATTATCCCCGGCGACGCGTACGGCGGCACCTACCGCCTGTTCGCCCGGGTGCACGCGAAGTGGGGACTGGAGTACACGCCGGTCCCGCTCGGCGACCTCGACGCCGTCCGCGCCGCGATCCGCCCGACGACGAAGCTGATCTGGTGCGAGACCCCGACCAACCCGCTGCTCGGGATCGCCGACATCGCCGCGCTGGCCGAGATCGCCCGCGGCGCCGGCGCGCGGCTGGCCGTCGACAACACCTTCGCCTCGCCGTACCTGCAGACGCCGCTGGACCTCGGCGCGGACATCGTCATGCACTCGACGACGAAGTACCTCGGCGGGCACTCGGACGTCGTCGGCGGCGCGCTCGTCGTCTCCGACGCGGCGCTCGGGGAGGAGCTGGCCTACCACCAGAACGCGATCGGCGGCGTGGCCGGACCGTTCGACTCCTGGCTGGTGCTGCGGGGCATCAAGACCCTTGCGGTGCGGATGGAGAAGCACTGCTCGAACGCCGCGGCCGTCGTCGACCTGCTGACGAGCCACCGCAACGTCACGCACGTCTTCTACCCGGGGCTCCCCGACCACCCCGGTCACGACGTGGCCGCCAAGCAGATGCGCGGCTTCGGTGGGATGGTCTCGTTCCGCGTGGTCGGCGGGGAGTCCGACGCCCTCGCGGTCTGCGAGCGGGCGACGCTGTTCACGCTCGGGGAGTCGCTCGGCGGCGTCGAGTCGCTGATCGAGCACCCGGGGAAGATGACGCATGCGTCGGTCGCCGGGTCCGAACTTGAGGTGCCGTCAGATCTGGTGCGACTTTCCGTCGGCATCGAGGACGTCGACGACCTTCTCGCCGACCTCCGGCGTGCCCTCGGCTGA
- a CDS encoding class I SAM-dependent methyltransferase, producing the protein MTGPRPSPAGDVDYEVAGAGYGAARRADPRIAAHVHAALGDARTVLNVGAGSGNYEPADRAVIAVEPSAAMRAQRPRTALPAVDATAEHLPFDDDSVDAAMATITVHQWADLARGLAELRRVARGPVVVLTFDPDAFAQYWLIGYGAELAAGDRARMPDPAAILDALGGRGSVQSVPIPRDCTDGFVEAYFGRPAAYLDPAVRDAQSVWRFVAPDVTARIVADLAADLASGAWDVRFGRLRTADSFDGSLRLVVAEPPRA; encoded by the coding sequence ATGACCGGACCGCGCCCCTCCCCCGCCGGCGACGTCGACTACGAGGTCGCCGGGGCGGGTTACGGCGCCGCCCGCCGGGCCGACCCACGGATCGCGGCCCACGTCCACGCCGCGCTCGGCGACGCCCGGACCGTGCTCAACGTCGGGGCCGGGTCGGGCAACTACGAGCCGGCGGACCGGGCCGTGATCGCCGTCGAGCCCTCGGCCGCGATGCGGGCCCAGCGGCCCCGGACCGCCCTGCCCGCCGTCGACGCCACCGCCGAGCACCTGCCGTTCGACGACGACAGCGTCGACGCCGCGATGGCGACGATCACCGTCCACCAGTGGGCGGACCTGGCCCGTGGCCTGGCCGAGCTGCGCCGCGTCGCCCGCGGGCCGGTGGTGGTGCTGACCTTCGATCCGGACGCCTTCGCGCAGTACTGGCTGATCGGGTACGGCGCGGAGCTCGCCGCCGGCGACCGGGCGCGGATGCCCGACCCGGCGGCGATCCTCGACGCGCTCGGCGGGCGGGGCTCGGTGCAGTCCGTCCCGATCCCCCGCGACTGCACCGACGGGTTCGTCGAGGCGTACTTCGGCCGCCCCGCGGCCTACCTGGACCCGGCCGTCCGCGACGCCCAGTCGGTCTGGCGGTTCGTGGCGCCGGACGTCACGGCGCGGATCGTCGCCGACCTCGCCGCGGACCTCGCCTCCGGCGCCTGGGACGTCCGGTTCGGTCGCCTCCGGACCGCGGACAGCTTCGACGGCTCGCTCCGCCTGGTGGTGGCGGAGCCGCCGCGGGCGTAA
- the msrA gene encoding peptide-methionine (S)-S-oxide reductase MsrA translates to MLFGRGAKQVMVTPEEALPGRPERPYVVPERHAVNGNPLEGPYPDGYEVAIFGLGCFWGAERKFWQTDGVWVTAVGYTGGFTPNPTYEETCTARTGHTEAVLVVFDPAKISYADLLVKFWEIHDPTTPNRQGNDIGTQYRSGIYTTTEEQAKIAQESAAIYQGALTKAGLGEITTEIAPAGEFYFAEDYHQQYLYKVPHGYDCHAETGVKFPRD, encoded by the coding sequence ATGTTGTTCGGACGCGGCGCCAAGCAGGTCATGGTCACCCCGGAGGAGGCGCTGCCCGGCCGGCCCGAGCGTCCGTACGTGGTGCCGGAGCGGCACGCCGTCAACGGGAACCCGCTCGAGGGTCCGTACCCGGACGGGTACGAGGTCGCGATCTTCGGCCTGGGCTGCTTCTGGGGCGCCGAGCGCAAGTTCTGGCAGACCGACGGCGTCTGGGTGACGGCCGTCGGCTACACCGGCGGGTTCACGCCGAACCCGACGTACGAGGAGACCTGCACCGCGCGCACCGGCCACACCGAGGCCGTGCTGGTGGTCTTCGACCCGGCGAAGATCTCCTATGCGGACCTGCTCGTGAAGTTCTGGGAGATCCACGACCCGACGACCCCGAACCGTCAGGGCAACGACATCGGGACCCAGTACCGCTCGGGCATCTACACCACCACCGAGGAGCAGGCGAAGATCGCGCAGGAGTCCGCGGCGATCTACCAGGGCGCCCTGACCAAGGCCGGCCTCGGCGAGATCACCACCGAGATCGCCCCCGCGGGCGAGTTCTACTTCGCCGAGGACTACCACCAGCAGTACCTCTACAAGGTCCCCCACGGGTACGACTGCCACGCCGAGACCGGCGTCAAGTTCCCCCGCGACTGA
- a CDS encoding DUF6458 family protein, whose translation MNLGAGIAVIAFGAVLAFAVNSSGGAIDVSVVGWIVMLAGLAYLLVEMNYFGPRRRGVARPTVLRRRAPRTVVVEDEPVESVRVIESTPETVVVEEPHRVVGSDTWYYDDPRLPNR comes from the coding sequence ATGAACCTCGGTGCCGGCATTGCGGTGATCGCGTTCGGAGCGGTGCTCGCCTTCGCGGTGAATTCCTCCGGCGGGGCGATCGACGTCTCGGTGGTCGGGTGGATCGTCATGCTCGCCGGTCTGGCCTACCTGCTCGTGGAGATGAACTACTTCGGGCCGCGACGGCGTGGGGTGGCGCGGCCGACGGTGCTGCGGCGCCGCGCTCCCCGCACGGTCGTCGTCGAGGACGAGCCCGTCGAGTCCGTCCGGGTCATCGAGTCGACGCCGGAGACGGTGGTCGTCGAGGAGCCGCATCGCGTGGTGGGGTCCGACACCTGGTACTACGACGACCCGCGGCTCCCGAACCGCTGA
- a CDS encoding DUF6458 family protein, which translates to MGIGVGIFLAAVGAVLAFAVEDTVRNVDLYAVGWILMIAGAVSVLLDLVIFGPRRRAYVDTAAAPVVEERRVYEDRPRY; encoded by the coding sequence ATGGGTATCGGCGTTGGCATCTTCCTCGCCGCAGTCGGAGCCGTCCTGGCGTTCGCCGTCGAGGACACCGTCCGGAACGTCGACCTGTACGCCGTCGGCTGGATCCTGATGATCGCCGGCGCGGTCAGCGTCCTGCTCGACCTCGTCATCTTCGGTCCGCGTCGTCGCGCGTACGTCGACACCGCCGCGGCGCCGGTGGTCGAGGAGCGTCGCGTGTACGAGGACCGTCCCCGCTACTGA
- a CDS encoding DUF6458 family protein translates to MGIGVGIFLAAIGAILAFAVQDNISDVDLTAVGYILMVAGVVGVLLELLLFAPRRRAGGVVEERRVYDEPRR, encoded by the coding sequence ATGGGTATCGGGGTTGGCATTTTTCTGGCGGCCATCGGCGCGATCCTGGCGTTCGCCGTGCAGGACAACATCTCTGACGTGGACCTGACCGCCGTCGGCTACATCCTGATGGTCGCCGGCGTCGTGGGCGTGCTGCTGGAGCTGCTCCTGTTCGCGCCGCGGCGCCGCGCCGGCGGTGTCGTCGAGGAGCGCCGCGTGTACGACGAGCCGCGCCGCTGA
- a CDS encoding alpha/beta hydrolase encodes MTGRRDIEFNAEGVTLRGWFYAATDGPGPTVVMAHGFSAVKEMYLDAFAEVFAAAGVNALVFDNRNYGASDGEPRCETDPWQQVRDYRHAITYAGTLPEVDADRIGVWGSSYSGGHVLVLGAIDRRIKAVVSQVPLASGSANIGELVRADLRAGYRAMFDADRAARFAGEPPAMVPVVAEDPMAPSALPTADSWAWFTETAAKRAPSWRNEVTLRTVEMLGEYEPISYVARVSPTPLLMLVAREDHLTPAHLALDAYAQAKEPKKLVLLPGGHFDAYVDGFEQASAPARDWFVEHL; translated from the coding sequence ATGACCGGACGACGCGACATCGAGTTCAACGCCGAGGGGGTCACGCTGCGCGGCTGGTTCTACGCCGCGACCGACGGCCCCGGCCCGACCGTGGTGATGGCGCACGGCTTCTCCGCCGTCAAGGAGATGTACCTCGACGCGTTCGCGGAGGTCTTCGCGGCCGCCGGCGTGAACGCGCTGGTCTTCGACAACCGCAACTACGGCGCCAGCGACGGGGAACCGCGGTGCGAGACCGACCCGTGGCAGCAGGTCCGCGACTACCGGCACGCGATCACCTACGCCGGAACGTTGCCCGAGGTGGACGCGGACCGCATCGGCGTCTGGGGCTCGAGCTACTCGGGTGGGCACGTTCTCGTCCTCGGTGCCATCGACCGGCGCATCAAGGCCGTCGTGTCGCAGGTGCCGCTGGCCAGTGGGTCCGCCAACATCGGCGAGCTGGTTCGGGCCGACCTGCGCGCCGGGTACCGCGCGATGTTCGACGCCGACCGCGCCGCGCGCTTCGCCGGTGAGCCGCCCGCCATGGTGCCGGTCGTCGCCGAGGACCCGATGGCCCCGTCGGCGCTCCCGACCGCGGACTCGTGGGCCTGGTTCACCGAGACGGCCGCGAAGCGCGCCCCGTCCTGGCGCAACGAGGTCACCCTGCGGACCGTCGAGATGCTGGGGGAGTACGAGCCGATCAGCTACGTGGCCCGCGTCAGCCCGACGCCGCTGCTGATGCTGGTCGCCCGCGAGGACCATCTGACGCCGGCTCACCTCGCGTTGGACGCCTACGCCCAGGCGAAGGAGCCCAAGAAGCTCGTGCTGCTACCGGGTGGACACTTCGACGCCTACGTCGACGGGTTCGAGCAGGCCTCGGCCCCGGCCCGGGACTGGTTCGTCGAGCACCTCTGA
- a CDS encoding TetR/AcrR family transcriptional regulator C-terminal domain-containing protein — protein MTSAAENERGRLSREVIVATAVRLIESDGEAAASMRRISAELGVAAMSLYNHVPNKAALLDAVGEFVRGQIQLPTDHDLAWEARAREMVRAFRDVVERYPRCVELMMARAPSSLVGLEPLEYALEMAEQAGFAGRDALRVVRAFVSYAIGATTTAAHRARAVEALPPDAAPDPAELARYPRIAALGVDVTVDETDFDFGLDLLIDAVTHLRGSR, from the coding sequence GTGACGAGCGCAGCCGAGAACGAACGCGGCCGGCTCTCGCGGGAGGTCATCGTCGCCACTGCGGTCCGGCTGATCGAGAGCGACGGGGAGGCCGCGGCGTCGATGCGCCGCATCTCCGCCGAGCTCGGCGTCGCCGCGATGTCGCTGTACAACCACGTGCCGAACAAGGCGGCGCTGCTCGACGCCGTCGGCGAGTTCGTCCGCGGCCAGATCCAGCTGCCCACCGACCACGACCTCGCGTGGGAGGCCCGCGCCCGCGAGATGGTGCGCGCGTTCCGCGACGTCGTCGAGCGATACCCCCGGTGCGTCGAGCTGATGATGGCGCGCGCCCCGTCCTCCCTCGTCGGGCTCGAACCGCTCGAGTACGCGCTCGAGATGGCCGAACAGGCCGGCTTCGCCGGCCGGGACGCCCTGCGCGTGGTCCGGGCGTTCGTCTCCTACGCGATCGGCGCGACGACGACCGCCGCGCACCGGGCCCGGGCCGTCGAGGCACTCCCGCCGGACGCGGCGCCGGACCCGGCCGAGCTCGCCCGCTACCCCCGGATCGCCGCGCTCGGGGTCGACGTGACGGTCGACGAGACCGACTTCGACTTCGGCCTCGACCTGCTCATCGACGCCGTGACCCACCTCCGCGGAAGCCGTTGA
- a CDS encoding cytochrome P450, with the protein MAIKKGARSGDPHGRLVLGGSTIDPHPIYDEMRARGPVTMGAFAMVTARHGVITEILRSDDFGAGLPLEALPRPIAAAGRWALDGQNPGPVEPPSLLVINGVDHMRLRKLVSRAFTARAVDALGTDIENVAGDLLDRLEREHPGGGRADLVHSYAHALPVQIIAKILGVPVSMQDTFLRWGDDLASSIDIGVGFRQFRRSEQALRALNAWLRQHCAELRRNPGDDLLSRVVLAGESDDSELTDAELIALAGLVLAAGFETTVNLIGNGAVLMFEHPEQREILRSDPALWRNAVEEVLRYDSPVQNTARHAVRDTTVAGIPIRENVLIALMLAGANRDPEVFENPHTFDVTRANAKDHLSFSAGPHYCLGAALARMEGEIGLRMLFERFPDLRADGPAQRRPTRLLHGWASVPVRLGSAVRAAA; encoded by the coding sequence GTGGCGATCAAGAAGGGCGCCCGCAGCGGCGACCCGCACGGCCGCCTGGTGCTCGGCGGCAGCACCATCGACCCGCACCCGATCTACGACGAGATGCGCGCCCGGGGCCCGGTCACGATGGGCGCGTTCGCCATGGTCACCGCGCGACACGGGGTGATCACCGAGATCCTCAGGAGCGACGACTTCGGCGCCGGGCTCCCCCTGGAGGCCCTGCCCCGCCCGATCGCCGCCGCCGGCCGCTGGGCCCTCGACGGGCAGAACCCCGGCCCGGTCGAGCCGCCGTCGCTGCTGGTGATCAACGGCGTCGACCACATGCGGCTGCGCAAACTGGTCAGCCGGGCGTTCACGGCCCGCGCGGTCGACGCCCTCGGCACGGACATCGAGAACGTCGCCGGCGACCTGCTCGACCGCCTGGAGCGCGAGCACCCCGGCGGCGGGCGGGCCGACCTCGTCCACTCCTACGCGCACGCCCTGCCGGTGCAGATCATCGCGAAGATCCTGGGCGTCCCGGTCTCGATGCAGGACACGTTCCTGCGCTGGGGCGACGACCTCGCCTCCAGCATCGACATCGGCGTCGGGTTCCGGCAGTTCCGGCGCTCCGAGCAGGCGCTGCGCGCGCTGAACGCCTGGCTGCGTCAGCACTGCGCCGAGCTGCGGCGCAACCCGGGCGACGACCTGCTCAGCCGCGTCGTCCTCGCGGGCGAGTCCGACGACAGCGAGCTCACCGACGCCGAGCTGATCGCGCTCGCCGGGCTCGTGCTCGCCGCCGGGTTCGAGACGACGGTGAACCTGATCGGCAACGGCGCGGTGCTGATGTTCGAGCACCCCGAGCAGCGGGAGATCCTCCGATCGGACCCGGCGCTGTGGCGCAACGCGGTCGAGGAGGTCCTCCGCTACGACAGCCCCGTCCAGAACACCGCCCGCCACGCGGTCCGGGACACCACGGTGGCCGGGATCCCGATCCGCGAGAACGTCCTGATCGCGCTGATGCTCGCCGGGGCGAACCGGGACCCCGAGGTGTTCGAGAACCCGCACACCTTCGACGTCACCCGCGCGAACGCCAAGGACCACCTCTCGTTCTCCGCCGGGCCGCACTACTGCCTGGGCGCCGCCCTGGCGCGGATGGAGGGCGAGATCGGCCTGCGGATGCTCTTCGAGCGCTTCCCGGACCTCCGGGCCGACGGACCCGCCCAGCGGCGCCCGACGCGACTGCTGCACGGCTGGGCGTCGGTCCCGGTCCGGCTGGGGAGCGCGGTGCGCGCGGCCGCCTGA
- a CDS encoding allene oxide cyclase barrel-like domain-containing protein: MRFRVHQRRAAARTAAVGTVAAVTLGAILTSGAASSRAVDAPANETLQFAAVSVQSIRLNVGAPAVTTGDRLVFSHTLTKAGKTEGLSGVECILTSVTSSKAKDKQKAATSARSHCIATIVLTDGQIAAQGLTALTEPGGNFELAVTGGTGRFTGAAGTLRKGGGKDKGTYTITLVPRR, translated from the coding sequence ATGCGTTTCCGGGTGCACCAGCGCCGAGCAGCCGCGCGCACGGCCGCCGTGGGGACCGTCGCGGCGGTGACGCTCGGCGCGATCCTCACGTCGGGAGCCGCGAGCTCCCGCGCGGTGGACGCGCCGGCGAACGAGACCCTGCAGTTCGCCGCGGTCTCCGTCCAGAGCATCCGGCTCAACGTCGGGGCCCCGGCCGTGACGACCGGTGACCGCCTGGTCTTCTCCCACACGCTGACCAAGGCCGGGAAGACCGAGGGCCTGTCCGGCGTCGAGTGCATCCTCACGTCGGTGACGAGTTCGAAGGCCAAGGACAAGCAGAAGGCGGCCACGAGTGCGCGCTCCCACTGCATCGCCACCATCGTCCTGACGGACGGTCAGATCGCTGCTCAGGGCCTGACGGCGCTGACCGAGCCCGGCGGCAACTTCGAGCTCGCCGTCACCGGCGGAACCGGCCGGTTCACCGGCGCCGCCGGGACGCTCCGCAAGGGCGGCGGCAAGGACAAGGGCACCTACACGATCACCCTCGTCCCCCGCCGATGA
- a CDS encoding cystathionine beta-synthase: MRYVESLIDLVGNTPLVKLSRVTEGLAPLVLAKVEYFNPGGSVKDRIATRMIDAAEESGALQPGGTIVEPTSGNTGVGLALVAQQRGYSCVFVVPDKVSTDKINTLRAYGAEVVVCPTAVAPEDPRSYYSVSDRLVRERPKAWKPDQYSNPNNPRSHYETTGPEIWEATEGRVTHFVAGMGTGGTISGVGRYLKEVSDGRVKIIGADPEGSVYSGGTGRPYLVEGVGEDFWPSTYDREIADEIYAISDADSFTLTRRLAREEGLLVGGSCGMAVAGALRAAEKAGPDDVVVVLLPDSGRGYLSKIFNDDWMADYGFISAGGSAAGGVTVGEVLARKAGSPTPEFVHMHPNETVREAIDVIREYGVSQMPVVRAEPPVMAAEIVGAVGERDLLDKLFAGGASLSDRLEQHMMPPLPIIGSGEPVSQAIHDLEHAGAVVVLDDGKPVGVLTRQDLLGYLAS; encoded by the coding sequence TTGCGTTACGTGGAGTCACTGATCGACCTCGTCGGGAACACGCCGCTGGTGAAGCTGAGTCGCGTCACGGAGGGCCTGGCGCCGCTGGTCCTGGCCAAGGTCGAGTACTTCAACCCCGGCGGGTCGGTGAAGGACCGGATCGCGACGCGGATGATCGACGCCGCGGAGGAGAGCGGCGCGCTGCAGCCGGGCGGGACGATCGTCGAGCCGACCTCGGGCAACACCGGCGTCGGGCTGGCGCTGGTCGCCCAGCAGCGGGGCTACTCCTGCGTGTTCGTCGTCCCGGACAAGGTCTCGACCGACAAGATCAACACCCTGCGTGCGTACGGCGCCGAGGTCGTCGTCTGCCCGACCGCGGTGGCGCCCGAGGACCCGCGCTCGTACTACTCGGTCTCGGACCGGCTCGTCCGCGAGCGTCCGAAGGCCTGGAAGCCCGACCAGTACTCGAACCCCAACAACCCCCGGTCGCACTACGAGACGACCGGCCCGGAGATCTGGGAGGCCACCGAGGGCCGCGTGACGCACTTCGTCGCCGGGATGGGCACCGGCGGGACGATCAGCGGCGTCGGGCGGTACCTCAAGGAGGTCTCGGACGGCCGCGTGAAGATCATCGGCGCCGACCCGGAGGGCTCGGTGTACTCCGGCGGGACCGGTCGGCCGTACCTGGTCGAGGGCGTCGGTGAGGACTTCTGGCCGTCCACCTACGACCGCGAGATCGCCGACGAGATCTACGCGATCTCCGACGCCGACTCCTTCACCCTCACCCGCCGCCTGGCCCGGGAGGAGGGCCTGCTGGTGGGTGGCTCCTGCGGCATGGCGGTCGCCGGCGCCCTCCGCGCCGCCGAGAAGGCCGGACCCGACGACGTGGTCGTCGTCCTGCTGCCGGACTCCGGCCGCGGCTACCTGTCGAAGATCTTCAACGACGACTGGATGGCCGACTACGGCTTCATCTCCGCCGGCGGCTCTGCGGCGGGGGGAGTGACGGTGGGTGAGGTGCTTGCCCGCAAGGCCGGCAGCCCGACGCCGGAGTTCGTGCACATGCACCCGAACGAGACGGTCCGCGAGGCGATCGACGTCATCCGCGAGTACGGCGTCTCCCAGATGCCGGTCGTCCGCGCCGAGCCGCCGGTCATGGCCGCCGAGATCGTCGGCGCCGTCGGGGAGCGCGACCTGCTCGACAAGCTCTTCGCCGGCGGCGCCTCCCTCTCCGACCGCCTCGAGCAGCACATGATGCCCCCGCTGCCGATCATCGGCTCCGGCGAGCCGGTCTCCCAGGCGATCCACGACCTCGAGCACGCCGGCGCCGTCGTCGTCCTCGACGACGGCAAGCCCGTCGGCGTTCTCACCCGCCAGGACCTGCTGGGCTACCTCGCCTCCTAG
- a CDS encoding SGNH/GDSL hydrolase family protein, which yields MTRNLGTRMLQAAALGSTGVALTGAGLVGVLFTEAKLARHWVGKPTGEPPFADGVYGSGRGREISIAMLGDSMAAGLGVATAAETPAALIATGLSERAGAPVRLTNVAKVGAQSSDLDRQVDLALAARPDLALIMIGANDVTHRIQPSLACAQLQAAVRRLRATGCEVVVGTCPDLGTVEPIAQPLRWIARRWSRQLAAAQTIVVVEAGGRSVSLGDLCAGAFRENPREMFSADRFHPSAAGYAAAAMAIVPSVSAALGHVPAGEVVLDPAREEGMLPVAFAAVEAADRPGTEVAPAEAVRVEGGRVEGGRRWALLRHRRRTELPAGESTETAETADEHSTATAA from the coding sequence ATGACGCGTAACTTGGGCACGCGGATGCTGCAGGCAGCCGCGCTGGGGAGCACCGGCGTGGCTCTGACCGGCGCCGGGCTGGTCGGCGTCCTGTTCACCGAGGCCAAGCTGGCCCGCCACTGGGTGGGCAAGCCCACCGGCGAGCCGCCGTTCGCGGACGGTGTCTACGGCTCCGGCCGCGGGCGCGAGATCTCCATCGCCATGCTCGGCGACTCCATGGCCGCCGGCCTCGGCGTCGCCACCGCCGCCGAGACCCCGGCCGCCCTGATCGCCACGGGACTGTCCGAGCGCGCCGGCGCTCCGGTCCGCCTCACCAATGTCGCCAAGGTCGGCGCGCAGAGCTCGGACCTGGACCGCCAGGTCGACCTCGCCCTCGCCGCGCGGCCCGACCTCGCGCTGATCATGATCGGCGCCAACGACGTCACCCACCGGATCCAGCCCTCGCTGGCCTGCGCGCAGCTGCAGGCGGCCGTCCGCCGCCTGCGCGCCACCGGCTGCGAGGTCGTCGTCGGGACCTGCCCCGACCTCGGGACCGTCGAGCCCATCGCCCAGCCGCTGCGCTGGATCGCGCGCCGCTGGAGCCGCCAGCTCGCCGCGGCGCAGACGATCGTCGTCGTCGAGGCCGGCGGCCGGAGCGTCTCCCTCGGCGACCTGTGCGCCGGCGCCTTCCGCGAGAACCCCCGCGAGATGTTCTCCGCGGACCGGTTCCACCCCTCCGCCGCCGGCTACGCCGCGGCGGCCATGGCCATCGTCCCGTCGGTGAGCGCGGCCCTCGGGCACGTCCCCGCCGGCGAGGTCGTCCTCGACCCGGCCCGTGAGGAGGGCATGCTCCCGGTCGCGTTCGCCGCGGTCGAGGCCGCCGACCGCCCCGGCACCGAGGTCGCCCCCGCCGAGGCCGTCCGCGTCGAGGGTGGCCGCGTCGAGGGTGGCCGCCGCTGGGCGTTGCTCCGGCACCGCCGCCGCACCGAACTCCCCGCGGGCGAGAGCACCGAGACCGCCGAGACCGCCGACGAGCACTCGACCGCGACGGCTGCCTGA
- a CDS encoding DUF4287 domain-containing protein, with the protein MSLHHSEETHQNLLARVPGCTGRELPEWFRELEEGPSFLRFDERVTWLQDEHGLAHGHATAIVHEHDLKRAQRSFL; encoded by the coding sequence ATGTCCCTTCACCACTCCGAGGAGACGCATCAGAACCTGTTGGCCCGGGTTCCCGGGTGCACAGGACGAGAACTCCCCGAGTGGTTCCGCGAACTTGAGGAAGGCCCCTCCTTCCTGAGGTTCGACGAGCGGGTGACGTGGCTGCAGGACGAGCACGGTCTCGCCCACGGTCACGCCACCGCGATCGTGCACGAGCACGATCTCAAGCGCGCGCAACGCTCGTTCCTGTAA
- a CDS encoding Bax inhibitor-1/YccA family protein, with product MQSSNPVLSRQDVFSRNGYATFRTEPETQAPDGLRRQFSPSGPVSTQPMTLDDVISRTGLLLVIAVATGAAAWFAEVGFGLAIVAALVGFGLAMVNSFKQVPSPPLIMAYAAVEGVFLGAVSRAIETSDPNLDGVVVQAVAGTAIVFGVMLALYKSGKIRVTARFTKILIAATVAYMILMFGNLLLHLFDSGFNAWGGGMGLATAAIGVVLASLFLALDFDMVENGIRMGAPQIESWRAAFGLTVTIVWLYLELLRLISILRSE from the coding sequence ATGCAAAGCTCGAACCCCGTCCTTTCCCGCCAGGACGTGTTCAGCCGAAACGGCTACGCGACGTTCCGGACCGAACCGGAGACCCAGGCCCCCGACGGCCTGCGGCGCCAGTTCTCGCCGTCCGGTCCCGTCTCGACCCAGCCGATGACGCTGGACGACGTCATCTCCCGCACCGGCCTGCTGCTCGTCATCGCGGTGGCCACCGGTGCCGCGGCGTGGTTCGCCGAGGTCGGCTTCGGCCTCGCGATCGTCGCCGCCCTCGTGGGCTTCGGCCTCGCGATGGTGAACTCGTTCAAGCAGGTCCCGAGCCCGCCGCTGATCATGGCCTACGCGGCGGTCGAGGGTGTCTTCCTCGGTGCGGTCTCCCGCGCCATCGAGACGTCCGACCCGAACCTCGACGGCGTCGTCGTGCAGGCCGTGGCCGGCACCGCGATCGTCTTCGGCGTCATGCTCGCTCTCTACAAGAGCGGCAAGATCCGGGTCACCGCCCGCTTCACGAAGATCCTGATCGCGGCGACCGTCGCCTACATGATCCTGATGTTCGGCAACCTGCTGCTGCACCTGTTCGACTCGGGCTTCAACGCCTGGGGCGGCGGCATGGGTCTCGCCACCGCGGCGATCGGTGTGGTGCTCGCCAGCCTGTTCCTCGCCCTCGACTTCGACATGGTCGAGAACGGCATCCGGATGGGCGCCCCGCAGATCGAGTCGTGGCGTGCGGCCTTCGGCCTCACCGTCACGATCGTCTGGCTGTACCTGGAGCTGCTCCGTCTGATCAGCATCCTGCGCAGCGAGTAG